A region from the Bubalus kerabau isolate K-KA32 ecotype Philippines breed swamp buffalo chromosome 23, PCC_UOA_SB_1v2, whole genome shotgun sequence genome encodes:
- the INTS15 gene encoding integrator complex subunit 15: MSDIRHSLLRRDALSAAKEVLYHLDIYFSSQLQSAPLPIVDKGPVELLEEFVFQVPKERGAQPKRLNSLQELQLLEIMCNYFQEQTKDSVRQIIFSSLFSPQGNKADDSRMSLLGKLVSMAVAVCRIPVLECAASWLQRTPVVCCVRLARALVDDYCCLVPGSVQTLKQVFSASPRFCCQFITSVTALYDLSSDDLIPPLDLLEMIVNWILEDPRLILITFLNTPIAANLPIGFLELTPLTGLIRWCVKAPLAHKRKKKTPLANGHVAAKVPKDSGGAERDSHLLYSKLHLSVLQVLLMLQAHLTEKNLYGRLGLVLFDHMVPLVEEVNRLADELNPLNASQEIELALDRLAQALQVAMASGALLCTRDDLRTLCSRLPHNNLLQLVISGPVQQSPHTALPPGFYPHIHTPPLGYGAVPAHPAAHPALPTHPGHTFISGMTFPFRPIH, translated from the exons ATGAGCGACATCCGCCACTCGCTGCTGCGCCGCGACGCGCTGAGCGCCGCCAAGGAGGTGCTGTACCACCTGGACATCTATTTCAGCAGCCAGCTGCAGAGCGCGCCGCTGCCCATCGTGGACAAGGGCCCCGTGGAGCTGCTCGAGGAGTTCGTGTTCCAGGTGCCCAAGGAGCGCGGCGCGCAGCCCAAG AGATTAAATTCACTGCAGGAGCTCCAACTTCTTGAAATCATGTGCAATTATTTCCAGGAGCAAACCAAGGACTCTGTCCGGCAGATTATTTTTTCATCCCTTTTCAGTCCCCAAGGGAACAAAGCGGATGACAGCCGGATGAGCTTGTTGGGAAAACTTGTCTCTATGGCAGTGGCTGTGTGTCGAATCCCAGTGTTGGAGTGTGCAGCGTCCTGGCTCCAG CGGACGCCTGTGGTCTGCTGTGTGCGGTTGGCCCGGGCCCTCGTGGACGACTACTGTTGCCTGGTGCCAGGATCCGTTCAGACGCTGAAGCAGGTGTTCAGCGCCAGCCCTCGCTTCTGCTGCCAGTTCATCACCTCTGTCACCGCACTGTACGACCTGTCATCAG ATGATCTCATCCCCCCGTTGGACCTGCTTGAGATGATCGTCAACTGGATCTTGGAGGACCCCAGGTTGATCCTCATCACCTTCCTGAATACTCCAATTGCCGCCAACCTCCCGATAGGATTTTTAGAGCTCACGCCGCTCACCGGATTGATCCGCTGGTGCGTGAAGGCCCCCCTGGCtcacaaaaggaagaagaagaccCCCTTAGCCAATGGCCACGTCGCCGCCAAAGTCCCGAAGGACTCGGGCGGGGCGGAGCGGGACTCTCACCTCCTGTACTCCAAGCTGCACCTCAGCGTGCTGCAGGTGCTCCTGATGCTGCAGGCCCACCTGACCGAGAAGAACCTGTACGGCCGCCTGGGGCTCGTCCTCTTTGACCACATGGTCCCGCTGGTGGAGGAGGTGAACAGGTTGGCCGATGAACTGAACCCCCTCAACGCCTCCCAGGAGATCGAGCTCGCCCTGGACCGGCTTGCACAGGCTCTGCAGGTGGCCATGGCCTCCGGGGCCCTGCTGTGCACGAGAG ACGACCTGAGAACCCTGTGCTCCAGGCTGCCTCATAATAA CCTGCTCCAGCTGGTGATCTCGGGACCCGTGCAGCAATCGCCCCACACGGCGCTCCCCCCTGGGTTCTACCCCCACATCCACACGCCCCCACTGGGCTACGGGGCCGTGCCAGCCCACCCAGctgcccaccctgccctgcccacgCACCCTGGGCACACCTTCATCTCAGGCATGACCTTCCCGTTCAGGCCCATCCACTAG